In one window of Enterobacteriaceae endosymbiont of Plateumaris pusilla DNA:
- the nuoM gene encoding NADH-quinone oxidoreductase subunit M, which produces MLLPWFILIPFMGGLICWQIERLNYKLPRWISLISISIVFFLSIFELFTHSYFLNSKLSFSSFIWISEFTLPWIPRFGINFHLATDGLSIIMINLTGLLGIMAVLCSWNETKKLHGFFHLNLLWILSGVIGVFLAIDMFLFFLCWEIMLIPMYFLISLWGHNNINGKNCITAATKFFIYTQASGLIMLFGILILVILNHEITGIWTFEYSHLLNTPKSFNLEFLLMLCFFIAFAVKIPVIPLHGWLPDAHTQAPTAGSVDLAGILLKTAAYGLLRFSLPLFPLASLKFAPIAMILGIIGIFYGSWLAYMQNDIKRIIAYTSISHMGFILIGIYSNNKIAYQGVIIQIISHGISAAAQFIMCGQIYERIKTRNINLMGGFWNNINLLPGFFLFFSLASLGIPGTGNFIGEFLILMGNFQNYPIYASIAVFGLLFASIYSLNIMQKIFYGPIKTIFIFKKLVFREIFIIVSLLILLLILGFYPQPILNISYNAINHIYYKNIIK; this is translated from the coding sequence ATGTTATTACCTTGGTTTATATTAATTCCTTTTATGGGTGGATTAATTTGTTGGCAAATTGAACGTTTAAATTATAAATTACCTCGTTGGATATCTTTAATTTCTATTAGTATTGTTTTTTTCCTTTCTATTTTTGAATTATTTACTCATTCATATTTTTTAAATAGTAAATTATCATTTTCATCTTTTATATGGATATCAGAATTTACATTACCTTGGATTCCAAGATTTGGTATAAATTTTCATTTAGCTACGGATGGTCTTTCTATTATTATGATTAATTTAACTGGATTATTAGGAATAATGGCAGTTTTATGTTCTTGGAATGAAACAAAAAAATTACATGGTTTTTTTCATTTAAACTTATTATGGATTTTAAGTGGAGTAATAGGTGTATTTCTTGCTATTGATATGTTTTTGTTTTTTTTATGTTGGGAAATTATGTTAATTCCTATGTATTTTTTAATATCATTATGGGGACATAATAATATAAATGGTAAAAATTGTATAACAGCAGCTACTAAATTTTTTATTTATACACAAGCTAGTGGTTTAATAATGTTATTTGGTATTTTAATATTAGTTATTTTAAATCATGAAATAACAGGGATATGGACATTTGAATATAGTCACCTATTAAATACTCCGAAATCATTTAATCTAGAATTTTTATTAATGTTATGTTTTTTCATTGCTTTTGCTGTTAAAATACCAGTAATTCCATTACATGGTTGGTTACCTGATGCTCATACTCAAGCACCTACAGCAGGATCCGTAGATTTAGCAGGTATTTTATTAAAAACAGCTGCATATGGATTATTAAGGTTTTCTTTACCATTATTTCCTTTAGCTTCTCTAAAATTTGCTCCTATTGCAATGATATTAGGTATTATAGGTATATTTTATGGATCTTGGTTAGCTTATATGCAAAATGATATAAAAAGAATAATAGCTTATACTTCAATATCTCATATGGGATTTATACTTATTGGAATTTATAGTAATAATAAAATTGCTTATCAAGGAGTTATTATACAAATAATATCACATGGAATATCTGCTGCAGCTCAATTTATAATGTGTGGACAAATATACGAACGTATAAAAACAAGAAATATAAATTTAATGGGTGGATTTTGGAATAATATAAATTTATTACCAGGTTTTTTCTTATTTTTTTCTTTAGCTAGTTTAGGAATTCCAGGAACTGGAAATTTTATAGGAGAATTTTTAATCCTTATGGGAAATTTTCAAAATTATCCTATTTATGCTAGTATTGCTGTTTTTGGTTTATTATTTGCAAGTATTTATTCTTTAAATATTATGCAAAAAATTTTTTATGGACCAATAAAAACTATTTTTATTTTTAAAAAATTAGTTTTTAGAGAAATATTTATTATTGTTTCTTTATTAATTTTATTATTGATATTAGGATTTTATCCTCAACCTATATTAAATATTTCTTATAATGCAATTAATCATATTTATTATAAAAATATAATAAAATAA
- the nuoL gene encoding NADH-quinone oxidoreductase subunit L has product MKFLYFTILIPLISFLILSFFSNYLNKRISTIIGIGSIGIIAIITFIINFIFFKNHILIYKESLWQIINIDNFHVNFNLYLDMLSLTMLSVTTGVGFLIHIFASWYMKNDEGYSRFFAYTNLFIASMIMLILADNFILMFFGWECVGVCSYLLIGFFYKNTSNGLSAIKAFLITRLGDIFLVIGIFLIFKIFKTMNFKEISFLINSSHFYYKPFLLNIITLMLAIGAISKSAQFPLNTWLIDAMAGPTPVSALIHAATMVTAGVYLILRNYVLFSLTNYILLFISIIGIITLLLSGLSALAQKDIKRILAYSTMSQIGYMFLALGIHSWEASLFHLITHAFFKALLFLSVASIIISTNHEQNIFKMGNMKKYIPFIYYCFLLGGLSLCSFPIISISSFSKGTILYEALINHHFIFVILGLIGTFITSLYITRLIYIIFHGKTNIIPIKNNSWNHNIPLIILSILSSFISIKILPLNIYSLFNDVIITHTKQYFILEVISAVISITGSVCFILFWNNRNYLLKFIKINNINFYIIKKFFLNGCYIDLMYKKLFINNFLKILFIIKNDPISQSIDILIKFIQKTEQFLLISENGYVRWYLSSMCLGLILLLLIIIFSNKYYLMLNNI; this is encoded by the coding sequence ATGAAATTTCTTTATTTTACTATTTTAATACCTTTAATAAGTTTTTTGATATTATCTTTTTTTTCTAATTATTTAAATAAAAGAATATCTACAATTATTGGTATTGGATCTATAGGAATTATTGCAATAATTACATTTATAATTAATTTTATTTTTTTTAAGAATCATATATTAATTTATAAAGAATCTTTATGGCAAATTATAAATATTGATAATTTTCATGTTAATTTTAATTTATATTTGGATATGCTTTCATTAACAATGTTATCAGTTACTACTGGAGTTGGTTTTCTTATACATATATTTGCATCATGGTATATGAAAAATGATGAAGGTTATTCAAGATTTTTTGCATATACTAATTTATTTATTGCTAGCATGATTATGCTAATATTAGCAGATAATTTTATACTAATGTTTTTTGGATGGGAGTGCGTAGGTGTTTGCTCTTATTTATTAATAGGATTTTTTTATAAAAATACTTCAAATGGATTATCTGCTATAAAAGCATTTTTAATTACTCGTTTAGGTGATATTTTTTTAGTAATAGGTATTTTTTTAATATTTAAAATATTTAAAACAATGAATTTTAAAGAAATATCCTTTTTAATTAATTCATCTCATTTTTATTATAAACCTTTTTTACTTAATATAATTACTTTAATGCTAGCAATAGGTGCAATAAGTAAATCTGCTCAATTTCCATTAAATACTTGGTTAATAGATGCAATGGCTGGTCCTACTCCAGTTTCTGCATTAATTCATGCAGCGACTATGGTAACAGCAGGAGTTTATTTAATTTTACGAAATTATGTTTTATTTTCATTAACAAACTATATTTTATTATTTATAAGTATTATTGGAATAATAACATTATTATTATCAGGTTTATCTGCTTTAGCACAAAAAGATATAAAACGTATTTTAGCATATTCTACTATGAGTCAAATTGGTTATATGTTTTTAGCTTTAGGTATACATTCATGGGAAGCTTCTTTATTTCATTTAATAACACATGCTTTTTTTAAAGCATTATTATTTTTATCTGTTGCTTCTATTATTATTTCTACTAATCATGAACAAAATATATTTAAAATGGGAAATATGAAGAAATACATTCCTTTTATATATTATTGTTTTTTATTAGGAGGTTTATCTTTATGTTCTTTTCCAATTATTAGTATTAGTAGTTTTAGTAAAGGAACTATTTTATATGAAGCTTTAATTAATCATCATTTTATTTTTGTTATATTAGGTTTAATTGGTACTTTTATTACGTCTTTATATATTACGCGTTTAATTTATATTATTTTTCATGGAAAAACAAATATAATACCAATTAAAAATAATAGTTGGAATCATAATATTCCATTAATAATATTAAGTATATTATCTAGTTTTATAAGTATAAAAATATTACCATTAAATATATATTCATTATTTAATGATGTAATTATTACACATACTAAGCAATATTTTATACTAGAAGTAATATCAGCAGTAATATCTATTACTGGTAGTGTATGTTTTATATTATTTTGGAATAATCGTAATTATTTATTAAAATTTATTAAAATAAATAATATTAATTTTTATATTATAAAAAAATTTTTTTTAAATGGTTGTTATATAGATTTAATGTATAAAAAATTATTTATAAATAATTTTTTAAAAATATTATTTATTATAAAAAATGATCCTATTTCTCAGAGTATAGATATATTAATAAAATTTATTCAAAAAACAGAACAATTTTTATTAATTAGTGAAAATGGATATGTACGTTGGTATTTATCATCTATGTGTTTAGGTTTAATATTATTATTATTAATTATAATATTCAGTAATAAATATTATTTAATGTTAAATAATATTTAA